Genomic segment of Nitrospira sp.:
GCCGTCGGCCACGGTCAGTGTCGGGTGCACCGCGAGGTTGATCTCGGCAATCCGCTCATGCCAATCGCCGGTCCAGAAAGTCACGGACGGTCGATTTCTCGGATGCACCGCGCCCACGAAATTCTTCAGGCTGCAGGAAAACTCGGCGAAGCGATGCGTCTTGATCACCGGCATGTTGATCACAAGATCCGCCTCGTAGACCGGGCGCGAAAAATACAACCGCCTGAGCGCCTGCGCCTGAGGCGGTTCGATGCGAACCCACGGTTCATCCTCGAGGGCCAGCACCCTGGCCCCGGCCGACTCCGCCGCGGCCCGCATTCCCGTGGTCGTGAGATTGGCCGAGGTCGGAAGCCGGATGATGCCGGAGCCATCGGCCACCAGCACCTCGGCCGCCCCGCCGGCCTTGACCATCGCCGCCATGGCCCCGACCACGGCTGGATTCGTTGTCGACGGCGGCGGCTGGTCGTTCAAGACATTGGGCTTGAGCAGCACACGTTTTCCACGGACGCCCACGCGATCAAATCCCCCCAGCAGTTCCATGGCACGCG
This window contains:
- a CDS encoding DUF362 domain-containing protein; protein product: MPFSRREFFNNAGFGLLLLPALLRSPQTILGHLLFEPEGPVVLPKPIPANPFTRNGRPLVAIVHGRDPQRMLSRAMELLGGFDRVGVRGKRVLLKPNVLNDQPPPSTTNPAVVGAMAAMVKAGGAAEVLVADGSGIIRLPTSANLTTTGMRAAAESAGARVLALEDEPWVRIEPPQAQALRRLYFSRPVYEADLVINMPVIKTHRFAEFSCSLKNFVGAVHPRNRPSVTFWTGDWHERIAEINLAVHPTLTVADGTTSMIAGGPTSGTPSQTDLLICSGDRVAVDLTAIALLRSFGTWPKLQGRRIEEQRQIKRAAELGLGVGSGREIELISDAVDGAPPAFTQLVEHIRRELLAT